The Sesamum indicum cultivar Zhongzhi No. 13 linkage group LG6, S_indicum_v1.0, whole genome shotgun sequence genome has a segment encoding these proteins:
- the LOC105163902 gene encoding probable serine/threonine-protein kinase WNK4 isoform X3: MKTVYKAIDEVLGLEVAWNQVRLVDLLQSPDDLQRLYSEVHLLSTLNHNSIIRFYTSWIDVENRTFNFITEMFSSGTLREYRAKYKRVNIRAIKIWARQILEGLVYLHGHDPPVIHRDLKCDNIFVNGHHGQVKIGDLGLAAILRGSHRAHSVIGTPEFMAPELYEENYDELVDVYSFGMCVLEMITSEYPYSECTNPAQIYKKVTSGKKPRAFYKVQDLDAQRFIGKCLESASKRLSAKELMHDPFLAIDHSDDHPDSYIENQKPLLNDCIELERLQFNDDVPRTNMTITGTLNPEDGTIFLKVQIADKQGAVRNVFFPFDIVSDTPIDVANEMVKELEITDWRPSEIANMIDGEISGLVPDWKPDNPQSSHFHVLNYQEDDDHHNLFSPSSSSQVSVLGSITSHRINTRPHTSHWVQGDLFDDTSSQSSLYSEKYSNWTYYSADEHDPLSPKRHGQAANEDILSPSRFYPGENSVTAQHLAKLCHHQSKDMIEPREGSTSRNRSKIEIPRLTRNRSLVDTRSQLLHRSLVEEVNRRRLFNTVGAVENIGFQSPYEVSSKTTRGKNGACYVRSTSHPKRQDQRARRG; this comes from the exons ATGAAAACGGTATACAAGGCGATCGATGAGGTGCTTGGGCTAGAAGTAGCATGGAACCAAGTGAGGCTAGTCGACTTGCTTCAATCTCCAGACGACTTGCAACGGCTCTACTCAGAGGTTCACCTCCTCAGCACCCTCAATCACAACTCAATCATCCGGTTCTATACTTCTTGGATCGACGTAGAAAACagaactttcaattttattactgAAATGTTCTCTTCCGGCACTCTCAGAGA ATACAGAGCTAAGTATAAGCGAGTGAATATTCGAGCTATAAAGATATGGGCTCGCCAAATACTTGAAGGTCTTGTGTATCTGCATGGTCATGATCCTCCAGTGATACATAGAGACCTTAAGTGCGATAACATATTTGTTAACGGCCACCACGGGCAAGTGAAGATTGGTGACCTTGGTCTGGCAGCAATTCTACGAGGGTCTCACAGAGCACATAGTGTTATAg gcACACCAGAGTTCATGGCGCCAGAGTTGTATGAAGAAAACTACGATGAACTTGTTGATGTGTACTCATTCGGGATGTGTGTTCTGGAGATGATTACTTCTGAATATCCCTACAGCGAATGCACCAACCCCGCTCAGATATACAAGAAAGTGACATCA GGTAAAAAACCAAGGGCATTTTACAAAGTTCAAGACTTGGATGCACAACGGTTCATTGGAAAATGCTTAGAGTCTGCGTCGAAGAGATTATCCGCGAAAGAACTAATGCATGATCCGTTCCTTGCTATTGATCATTCGGATGACCATCCAGATTCGTATATCGAGAACCAAAAGCCTTTGCTCAATGATTGTATTGAACTTGAGCGTCTGCAGTTCAATGACGATGTTCCTCGGACTAATATGACTATTACAGGGACATTAAACCCTGAGGATGGTACCATTTTCCTGAAAGTGCAAATAGCAGATAAACAAG GTGCTGTCAGAAATGTTTTCTTTCCCTTTGATATTGTCAGTGATACCCCCATTGATGTTGCAAACGAAATGGTGAAGGAGCTGGAGATAACAGACTGGCGACCATCTGAAATTGCGAATATGATTGACGGGGAGATATCTGGCCTTGTTCCAGATTGGAAGCCGGATAACCCTCAGTCGTCTCACTTCCATGTACTAAATTATCAAGAAGATGACGATCACCATAATCTTTTCTCTCCGTCTTCCTCGTCCCAAGTGTCAGTCTTGGGTTCAATCACATCTCATAGGATCAACACAAGACCTCACACCAGTCATTGGGTACAAGGT GACTTGTTTGATGACACCAGCTCGCAGAGCTCATTGTATTCTGAGAAGTATTCCAACTGGACTTACTACTCTGCAGATGAACATGACCCTCTGAGCCCAAAAAGACATGGACAGGCTGCTAACGAAGATATTCTAAGCCCGTCAAGATTCTATCCTGGAGAAAATTCAGTCACAGCACAACATCTTGCTAAACTTTGCCACCATCAAAGCAAGGATATGATAGAACCAAGAGAAGGTTCCACTTCTAGAAACAGGAGCAAGATTGAAATCCCGAGATTGACAAGGAACCGTTCTCTGGTAGATACACGAAGCCAATTGCTGCATCGTTCGCTAGTTGAGGAGGTTAATAGAAGACGACTATTCAACACAGTTGGTGCTGTAGAAAATATTGGGTTTCAATCTCCCTATGAAGTCTCCAGTAAGACCACACGGGGAAAGAATGGTGCTTGTTATGTGAGATCAACAAGTCATCCTAAACGGCAAGACCAGAGAGCAAGAAGGGGTTAG
- the LOC105163902 gene encoding probable serine/threonine-protein kinase WNK4 isoform X2 encodes MYKVRFGEEVFDESTEEAGYVETDPTGRYGRFEEVLGKGAMKTVYKAIDEVLGLEVAWNQVRLVDLLQSPDDLQRLYSEVHLLSTLNHNSIIRFYTSWIDVENRTFNFITEMFSSGTLREYRAKYKRVNIRAIKIWARQILEGLVYLHGHDPPVIHRDLKCDNIFVNGHHGQVKIGDLGLAAILRGSHRAHSVIGTPEFMAPELYEENYDELVDVYSFGMCVLEMITSEYPYSECTNPAQIYKKVTSGKKPRAFYKVQDLDAQRFIGKCLESASKRLSAKELMHDPFLAIDHSDDHPDSYIENQKPLLNDCIELERLQFNDDVPRTNMTITGTLNPEDGTIFLKVQIADKQGAVRNVFFPFDIVSDTPIDVANEMVKELEITDWRPSEIANMIDGEISGLVPDWKPDNPQSSHFHVLNYQEDDDHHNLFSPSSSSQVSVLGSITSHRINTRPHTSHWVQDEHDPLSPKRHGQAANEDILSPSRFYPGENSVTAQHLAKLCHHQSKDMIEPREGSTSRNRSKIEIPRLTRNRSLVDTRSQLLHRSLVEEVNRRRLFNTVGAVENIGFQSPYEVSSKTTRGKNGACYVRSTSHPKRQDQRARRG; translated from the exons ATGTATAAGGTGAGGTTTGGAGAGGAGGTGTTTGATGAATCGACTGAGGAGGCTGGATACGTTGAAACTGACCCAACCGGTCGATATGGCCGA TTTGAGGAAGTTCTGGGGAAGGGCGCGATGAAAACGGTATACAAGGCGATCGATGAGGTGCTTGGGCTAGAAGTAGCATGGAACCAAGTGAGGCTAGTCGACTTGCTTCAATCTCCAGACGACTTGCAACGGCTCTACTCAGAGGTTCACCTCCTCAGCACCCTCAATCACAACTCAATCATCCGGTTCTATACTTCTTGGATCGACGTAGAAAACagaactttcaattttattactgAAATGTTCTCTTCCGGCACTCTCAGAGA ATACAGAGCTAAGTATAAGCGAGTGAATATTCGAGCTATAAAGATATGGGCTCGCCAAATACTTGAAGGTCTTGTGTATCTGCATGGTCATGATCCTCCAGTGATACATAGAGACCTTAAGTGCGATAACATATTTGTTAACGGCCACCACGGGCAAGTGAAGATTGGTGACCTTGGTCTGGCAGCAATTCTACGAGGGTCTCACAGAGCACATAGTGTTATAg gcACACCAGAGTTCATGGCGCCAGAGTTGTATGAAGAAAACTACGATGAACTTGTTGATGTGTACTCATTCGGGATGTGTGTTCTGGAGATGATTACTTCTGAATATCCCTACAGCGAATGCACCAACCCCGCTCAGATATACAAGAAAGTGACATCA GGTAAAAAACCAAGGGCATTTTACAAAGTTCAAGACTTGGATGCACAACGGTTCATTGGAAAATGCTTAGAGTCTGCGTCGAAGAGATTATCCGCGAAAGAACTAATGCATGATCCGTTCCTTGCTATTGATCATTCGGATGACCATCCAGATTCGTATATCGAGAACCAAAAGCCTTTGCTCAATGATTGTATTGAACTTGAGCGTCTGCAGTTCAATGACGATGTTCCTCGGACTAATATGACTATTACAGGGACATTAAACCCTGAGGATGGTACCATTTTCCTGAAAGTGCAAATAGCAGATAAACAAG GTGCTGTCAGAAATGTTTTCTTTCCCTTTGATATTGTCAGTGATACCCCCATTGATGTTGCAAACGAAATGGTGAAGGAGCTGGAGATAACAGACTGGCGACCATCTGAAATTGCGAATATGATTGACGGGGAGATATCTGGCCTTGTTCCAGATTGGAAGCCGGATAACCCTCAGTCGTCTCACTTCCATGTACTAAATTATCAAGAAGATGACGATCACCATAATCTTTTCTCTCCGTCTTCCTCGTCCCAAGTGTCAGTCTTGGGTTCAATCACATCTCATAGGATCAACACAAGACCTCACACCAGTCATTGGGTACAAG ATGAACATGACCCTCTGAGCCCAAAAAGACATGGACAGGCTGCTAACGAAGATATTCTAAGCCCGTCAAGATTCTATCCTGGAGAAAATTCAGTCACAGCACAACATCTTGCTAAACTTTGCCACCATCAAAGCAAGGATATGATAGAACCAAGAGAAGGTTCCACTTCTAGAAACAGGAGCAAGATTGAAATCCCGAGATTGACAAGGAACCGTTCTCTGGTAGATACACGAAGCCAATTGCTGCATCGTTCGCTAGTTGAGGAGGTTAATAGAAGACGACTATTCAACACAGTTGGTGCTGTAGAAAATATTGGGTTTCAATCTCCCTATGAAGTCTCCAGTAAGACCACACGGGGAAAGAATGGTGCTTGTTATGTGAGATCAACAAGTCATCCTAAACGGCAAGACCAGAGAGCAAGAAGGGGTTAG
- the LOC105163903 gene encoding transcription repressor OFP1, with amino-acid sequence MGNHRFRLSDMMPNAWFYKLRDMSKSRAQNPTKKKLPSQPQNHRKSLYQESVRIEKFYGSSPKNPKFFDTQFPAQDPPRRSLKKRAKRKTIYMPSPGQVAPSVCIFQEPGKVDFFDSPTSPDGDFLESESDYDGPHHDQSVNEGLRSWSSSSCSCKLSSSATDIIINVDDSSCGSIHIDRVTEFNMISEPDLPPILTKPVSRNPPEGSPKSKNYSPTEFSRSKNTRRARTRKSVSRSGGVKIRGKKIETRGRRSVKSEKKGLFYSDSFAIVKASFDPERDFRDSMMEMILENNIRASKDLEELLACYLSLNSNQYHGLIIKAFEQIWFNMPEPNF; translated from the coding sequence ATGGGAAACCACAGGTTCAGACTCTCAGACATGATGCCCAACGCCTGGTTTTACAAGCTGAGAGACATGAGCAAGTCCAGAGCCCAAAACCCCACCAAGAAAAAGTTGCCATCTCAGCCTCAAAACCATCGAAAATCCTTGTACCAAGAATCCGTCAGAATCGAGAAATTCTATGGTAGTTCTCCTAAGAACCCCAAATTCTTTGACACTCAGTTTCCAGCTCAGGATCCTCCGCGGAGATCGTTGAAGAAACGGGCCAAGAGAAAGACCATTTACATGCCGTCTCCAGGGCAAGTCGCCCCTTCTGTCTGCATTTTCCAGGAGCCTGGAAAAGTCGATTTCTTCGACAGCCCTACTTCTCCTGACGGGGATTTTCTGGAATCGGAGTCCGACTACGATGGCCCACATCATGATCAGTCCGTAAATGAAGGGCTAAGGTCGTGGTCGTCGAGCTCCTGCAGCTGTAAGCTGAGTTCTTCAGCCACTGATATCATCATCAACGTCGACGACAGTTCCTGTGGCTCCATCCACATCGACAGGGTAACCGAATTCAACATGATATCAGAACCAGACCTGCCTCCCATTCTGACCAAGCCCGTAAGTCGAAATCCACCGGAAGGATCTCCCAAGTCCAAGAATTACTCACCGACTGAATTTTCCAGGTCGAAAAACACGAGAAGGGCAAGAACCCGGAAATCGGTTTCCAGGTCCGGGGGAGTGAAGATCCGGGGCAAGAAAATCGAAACCCGAGGAAGGAGAAGTGTGAAAAGTGAGAAGAAAGGGTTGTTCTACTCCGACAGCTTTGCTATTGTGAAGGCATCTTTTGATCCTGAGAGGGATTTCAGGGACTCGATGATGGAAATGATTCTGGAGAACAATATCAGGGCGTCCAAGGACCTGGAAGAGCTTCTTGCTTGTTACCTTTCCCTGAATTCGAATCAGTATCATGGTTTGATTATCAAGGCCTTTGAGCAAATCTGGTTTAACATGCCTGAACCCAATTtctag
- the LOC105163901 gene encoding uncharacterized protein LOC105163901 yields the protein MEGINSLLLNPNATDDKLRIQPYFPKTGDFRDNHVTDSCPRFLHKNNSIIPRPDWNAKMKMKIPYAFPPPANVPRFNLSLDKAIEYELKHGRRLDPNMDKKKLRRTISNRLSAQRSRIKKAQYINKMEKMVTDLEELISVLTPQIESYKEMRKQLLLQNDSLQNLVQLHLNEAKLREFELEQKRVEVRMLKDLGKTSNKNNEDSNSGSQHKQDSSSKQFEKQPFPCLGFYQNGLQHLQKLWPNQFCQQQLRNSGQLVQEGLKTAPNLGLQKTSKDRPLCFKNRQPTEAASAQEKNQEEAEIDEYLNFEALNAVAASV from the exons ATGGAAGGAATTAACAGCTTGCTCTTAAATCCCAATGCAACTGATGACAAGTTGAGAATCCAGCCTTACTTTCCTAAGACAGGTGATTTCAGGGACAATCATGTTACAGATTCTTGTCCGAGGTTTCTCCACAAGAATAATAGCATTATTCCCAGACCAGATTGGAACgcaaagatgaaaatgaagatcCCATATGCATTCCCACCCCCTGCTAATGTTCCAAGATTCAATCTCAGTCTTGATAAAGCAATCGAATATGAGCTAAAACACGGCCGCAGATTGGACCCTAACATGGACAAGAAAAAGCTTAGGAG AACCATATCAAACAGACTCTCCGCCCAGAGATCTAGAATCAAGAAAgctcaatatattaataaaatggaaaagatGGTGACTGATTTAgag GAACTGATATCAGTTCTCACCCCACAAATCGAAAGCTACAAAGAGATGCGGAAGCAACTGCTGCTGCAGAATGATTCACTCCAAAATCTCGTACAGCTTCATTTGAATGAAGCCAAGCTCCGTGAAT TTGAGCTTGAACAGAAGCGTGTCGAGGTACGTATGCTCAAAGATCTTGGGAAAACTTCAAACAAAAACAACGAAGATTCAAATTCTGGGTCACAACATAAGCAAGATTCTAGTTCCAAGCAATTCGAGAAACAGCCATTTCCGTGTCTTGGCTTCTATCAAAATGGTCTCCAACATCTACAGAAACTTTGGCCCAATCAATTTTGCCAACAGCAACTTCGCAACTCTGGACAGCTGGTACAGGAAGGACTGAAAACGGCACCAAATCTTGGCCTTCAGAAAACTAGTAAAGATCGGCCACTGTGCTTTAAGAATAGACAACCCACTGAGGCAGCGTCGGCACAAGAAAAGAACCAAGAGGAAGCAGAAATAGATGAATATCTCAACTTTGAGGCACTAAATGCCGTTGCAGCAAGTGTTTAA
- the LOC105163902 gene encoding probable serine/threonine-protein kinase WNK4 isoform X1 — MYKVRFGEEVFDESTEEAGYVETDPTGRYGRFEEVLGKGAMKTVYKAIDEVLGLEVAWNQVRLVDLLQSPDDLQRLYSEVHLLSTLNHNSIIRFYTSWIDVENRTFNFITEMFSSGTLREYRAKYKRVNIRAIKIWARQILEGLVYLHGHDPPVIHRDLKCDNIFVNGHHGQVKIGDLGLAAILRGSHRAHSVIGTPEFMAPELYEENYDELVDVYSFGMCVLEMITSEYPYSECTNPAQIYKKVTSGKKPRAFYKVQDLDAQRFIGKCLESASKRLSAKELMHDPFLAIDHSDDHPDSYIENQKPLLNDCIELERLQFNDDVPRTNMTITGTLNPEDGTIFLKVQIADKQGAVRNVFFPFDIVSDTPIDVANEMVKELEITDWRPSEIANMIDGEISGLVPDWKPDNPQSSHFHVLNYQEDDDHHNLFSPSSSSQVSVLGSITSHRINTRPHTSHWVQGDLFDDTSSQSSLYSEKYSNWTYYSADEHDPLSPKRHGQAANEDILSPSRFYPGENSVTAQHLAKLCHHQSKDMIEPREGSTSRNRSKIEIPRLTRNRSLVDTRSQLLHRSLVEEVNRRRLFNTVGAVENIGFQSPYEVSSKTTRGKNGACYVRSTSHPKRQDQRARRG; from the exons ATGTATAAGGTGAGGTTTGGAGAGGAGGTGTTTGATGAATCGACTGAGGAGGCTGGATACGTTGAAACTGACCCAACCGGTCGATATGGCCGA TTTGAGGAAGTTCTGGGGAAGGGCGCGATGAAAACGGTATACAAGGCGATCGATGAGGTGCTTGGGCTAGAAGTAGCATGGAACCAAGTGAGGCTAGTCGACTTGCTTCAATCTCCAGACGACTTGCAACGGCTCTACTCAGAGGTTCACCTCCTCAGCACCCTCAATCACAACTCAATCATCCGGTTCTATACTTCTTGGATCGACGTAGAAAACagaactttcaattttattactgAAATGTTCTCTTCCGGCACTCTCAGAGA ATACAGAGCTAAGTATAAGCGAGTGAATATTCGAGCTATAAAGATATGGGCTCGCCAAATACTTGAAGGTCTTGTGTATCTGCATGGTCATGATCCTCCAGTGATACATAGAGACCTTAAGTGCGATAACATATTTGTTAACGGCCACCACGGGCAAGTGAAGATTGGTGACCTTGGTCTGGCAGCAATTCTACGAGGGTCTCACAGAGCACATAGTGTTATAg gcACACCAGAGTTCATGGCGCCAGAGTTGTATGAAGAAAACTACGATGAACTTGTTGATGTGTACTCATTCGGGATGTGTGTTCTGGAGATGATTACTTCTGAATATCCCTACAGCGAATGCACCAACCCCGCTCAGATATACAAGAAAGTGACATCA GGTAAAAAACCAAGGGCATTTTACAAAGTTCAAGACTTGGATGCACAACGGTTCATTGGAAAATGCTTAGAGTCTGCGTCGAAGAGATTATCCGCGAAAGAACTAATGCATGATCCGTTCCTTGCTATTGATCATTCGGATGACCATCCAGATTCGTATATCGAGAACCAAAAGCCTTTGCTCAATGATTGTATTGAACTTGAGCGTCTGCAGTTCAATGACGATGTTCCTCGGACTAATATGACTATTACAGGGACATTAAACCCTGAGGATGGTACCATTTTCCTGAAAGTGCAAATAGCAGATAAACAAG GTGCTGTCAGAAATGTTTTCTTTCCCTTTGATATTGTCAGTGATACCCCCATTGATGTTGCAAACGAAATGGTGAAGGAGCTGGAGATAACAGACTGGCGACCATCTGAAATTGCGAATATGATTGACGGGGAGATATCTGGCCTTGTTCCAGATTGGAAGCCGGATAACCCTCAGTCGTCTCACTTCCATGTACTAAATTATCAAGAAGATGACGATCACCATAATCTTTTCTCTCCGTCTTCCTCGTCCCAAGTGTCAGTCTTGGGTTCAATCACATCTCATAGGATCAACACAAGACCTCACACCAGTCATTGGGTACAAGGT GACTTGTTTGATGACACCAGCTCGCAGAGCTCATTGTATTCTGAGAAGTATTCCAACTGGACTTACTACTCTGCAGATGAACATGACCCTCTGAGCCCAAAAAGACATGGACAGGCTGCTAACGAAGATATTCTAAGCCCGTCAAGATTCTATCCTGGAGAAAATTCAGTCACAGCACAACATCTTGCTAAACTTTGCCACCATCAAAGCAAGGATATGATAGAACCAAGAGAAGGTTCCACTTCTAGAAACAGGAGCAAGATTGAAATCCCGAGATTGACAAGGAACCGTTCTCTGGTAGATACACGAAGCCAATTGCTGCATCGTTCGCTAGTTGAGGAGGTTAATAGAAGACGACTATTCAACACAGTTGGTGCTGTAGAAAATATTGGGTTTCAATCTCCCTATGAAGTCTCCAGTAAGACCACACGGGGAAAGAATGGTGCTTGTTATGTGAGATCAACAAGTCATCCTAAACGGCAAGACCAGAGAGCAAGAAGGGGTTAG